GATCTATCCCTAATCTGCCTACTAACTGAATACTGTTTCTTAAAGCGTTCATAATAATAAATTTTTAATAAGTAAAAAAAATTAATTAACTTCCTTGTCCGGTACAGTGATTACTATTCACTCCCGAAGCACTGATACAAAGTTGCATAGGACAAATAGCAATATCCGGTAATTAAACATTTATTACCATTTATAAACGTTTATAAGCGTTTATAAACGGTTAAGAGAAAGCTGCATATCCATGAAAACAGCAGAAAAAGTATGCATAGAATGCAATAATCCATTAAAAGGCAGATCAGACAAGCGGTTTTGTGATGATGGCTGCAGGAATAACTATAATAACCGACTAAACAGTGACCAGACAGCTTTTGTAAGATCTATCAATACAATTTTACGCAAGAACAGAAAAATTCTGATGGATACTCTGGGAGCAAATAATAAAGTAAAAGTGAATAAAACAGATCTTAATGATATGGGTTTTCAATTTGACTTTTTCACACATCAGTACATAACAACCGCAGGTAAAGTTTATTATTTTATATACGAATTCGGCTATCTTTCTCTGGTTCAGGATCAGTATCTCTTGGTCAGAAAGTTTAAGTAAATCTTGTTTGTCATATACTTGTAAAGGACAAATCATGAAATTGCAACATTATGAAGTAACAAATCTGAAGTCGATTGAAAGATCCTATTATCCTTCCTGAATTAGTTAAATTTGCATCGGTACTTTAGAACTGAAGAAAATGAATACAACTCAAATAAATAAAATGCAAATCGAGATATGGAGTGATATCATGTGTCCGTTTTGTTATATAGGAAAACGTAATTTTGAAGGTGCGTTTTCCAAATTTGCTAACGCTGAAAATATAGAAATTATCTGGAAAAGTTTTCAACTAGATCCAATGCTGCCTGAAAAAGAGGAATTTGATCATATACAGTACCTTGTCGAACGAAAAGGCATGCCAGCCAATCAGGTACATGCAATGTTAGATCAGGTAACGCAAACAGCAAAGAATGCAGGTTTGGATTTCAATTTTGACAATGTTGTCACTGTCAACTCTTTCAATGCCCATAGAATAATTCAACTGGCAAAGACAAAAGGTTTGGGAGACGATATAGAAGAGCGTTTTTTTAAAGCCTATTTTACCGAAGGTAAAGATATTGGGGATCAAAAGGTACTTTCCACATTAGGACAGGAAATCGGACTGACAGAAGATGAGATAAAAGAGGCCTTATCCAATGACGAATATGCATACAAGGTAACACAAGATATACAGGAAGCACAGAGCATCGGCGTACGGGGAGTGCCATTTTTTGTATTTGACCGTAAATATGCTGTTTCAGGAGCGCAACCGACAGAAGCTTTTGCTGACACATTGAATAAATCATTCGGAGAGTGGACTGCTAAAAATCCAATATCACCTTTTGTTATCAGTGATGGCCCATCCTGTTCACCGGATGGACATTGTGAATAAATAAAATAATCAAAAAATAGGTTAAGCAATCTAAAAGTAATATTTTAGGTTGCTTTTTTATGGGCAGTAGTACGACACGCCTTATCTACCTATGTTGCTTTTAAGAATTATGACAAAAAAACAAATTCCTGAAATACTGATCTGGTCAAGACTGCTGATGGGGCTTATTCTTATCGTATTGAGTATCCTGCATATTTCACATTACGAAGTCTACGCAATCAGTTTACTTACACTTGGCCTGCTTTCTGATGTATTTGATGGCATTATTGCACGCCAGCTTAAAGTATCTACAGAACGCTTAAGACGACTGGATTCGGGTGTGGATCAGGCCTTCTTTATTCTGGTGGCCATATCCACTTATATTCATTGCCCCGGATTTTTTCATCAGAATAGCACAGCCCTTATTATTTTAATTGCTGCTGAAGCATTGACCTATATAATCAGCTTTATCAAGTTCAAAAAAGAAGTTGCCACACATTCTAT
The Sphingobacterium spiritivorum genome window above contains:
- a CDS encoding DsbA family oxidoreductase, whose translation is MNTTQINKMQIEIWSDIMCPFCYIGKRNFEGAFSKFANAENIEIIWKSFQLDPMLPEKEEFDHIQYLVERKGMPANQVHAMLDQVTQTAKNAGLDFNFDNVVTVNSFNAHRIIQLAKTKGLGDDIEERFFKAYFTEGKDIGDQKVLSTLGQEIGLTEDEIKEALSNDEYAYKVTQDIQEAQSIGVRGVPFFVFDRKYAVSGAQPTEAFADTLNKSFGEWTAKNPISPFVISDGPSCSPDGHCE
- a CDS encoding CDP-alcohol phosphatidyltransferase family protein; the encoded protein is MTKKQIPEILIWSRLLMGLILIVLSILHISHYEVYAISLLTLGLLSDVFDGIIARQLKVSTERLRRLDSGVDQAFFILVAISTYIHCPGFFHQNSTALIILIAAEALTYIISFIKFKKEVATHSIGAKIWTLSLFATLVEVNIHCQSVVIFQICLWLGLLTRLEIMAIILTLKTWTNDVPSLYHAIQLRKGKTIKRNKIFNG